A stretch of the Snodgrassella alvi genome encodes the following:
- a CDS encoding response regulator transcription factor, whose product MRILLLEDDKMIAEALSDMLHVAGFAVDCVTDGLAAENALQPNIYDIALLDIGVPKQDGLSVLRHLRAKNFDLPVILITARDTVEERINGLDSGADDYVIKPFAPTELLARIRALLRRRSGHASPVLSNGIITLNPATREVSANGQSTRLSAREYALLYSLLLQPGTILSRQELEEKIYGWNEEVESNAVEVVIHGIRKKLGSNVIKNVRGLGWLVDQRG is encoded by the coding sequence ATGCGAATTTTACTTCTTGAAGACGACAAGATGATAGCAGAAGCACTTAGCGATATGCTTCATGTTGCCGGTTTTGCAGTTGATTGCGTGACTGACGGCTTAGCCGCAGAAAACGCCTTACAGCCTAACATCTATGATATCGCTTTACTAGATATCGGTGTACCCAAGCAGGATGGTCTTAGTGTATTGCGCCATCTACGTGCAAAAAACTTTGATTTGCCTGTAATTTTGATTACTGCCCGTGATACAGTGGAAGAACGAATCAACGGTCTTGATAGTGGTGCAGACGACTACGTAATCAAGCCTTTTGCCCCTACGGAGCTACTAGCGCGGATCCGTGCACTTCTGCGCCGACGTAGCGGGCATGCCAGTCCAGTGTTGAGCAATGGCATTATCACCCTGAATCCGGCAACACGGGAAGTAAGTGCCAATGGACAATCTACTCGTTTGTCAGCCAGAGAATATGCCTTACTGTACAGTCTGTTGTTGCAGCCGGGTACAATATTGTCGAGGCAGGAGCTGGAAGAAAAAATCTATGGCTGGAATGAAGAAGTGGAAAGCAACGCCGTAGAAGTAGTTATTCACGGTATTCGCAAAAAACTCGGCAGCAATGTCATTAAAAATGTGCGGGGTCTGGGATGGCTGGTGGATCAACGCGGATAG